One Tursiops truncatus isolate mTurTru1 chromosome 3, mTurTru1.mat.Y, whole genome shotgun sequence DNA segment encodes these proteins:
- the ELL gene encoding RNA polymerase II elongation factor ELL isoform X3, giving the protein MAALKEARSYGLSCGRVSDGSKVSVFHVKLTDSALRAFESYRASQDSVSLRPSIRFQGSQGHISIPQPDCPTEPRTFSFYLSNIGRDSPQGSFDCIQQYVSSHGDVHLDCLGSIQDKITVCATDDSYQKARQSLAQAEEETRSRGAIVIKPGGRYLGKKVQFRKPAPGAVDAVPCRKRATPINLASAIKKTSAGSVSGVSQRPFRDRVLHLLALRPYRKAELLLRLQKDGLAQADKDALDGLLQQVANVNAKDGTCTLKDCVYKDVQKDWPGYSEGDQKLLKRMLIRKLCQPQSSGGLPGDLAANSPAGEHGSSASPPQKRPQPPDFIDPLANKKPRISHFAQRGQPAVNGKLSVPHGREALLPTPGPLAGTDAHLPLRLEPPRAHDPLADVSNDLGHSGRDCERGEVAAPAPTECLSLPLLTDCAQPSRPHGASLHGKSKKKSKKHKDKERAAEDRHRPRPPDQMSGPLGAPPVAPGLNGTCSSSSVPTSTSETPDYLLKYATISSSEQRQSYKNDFNAEYSEYRDLHARIEQITRRFTQLDAQLRQLSQGSEEYETTRGQILQEYRKIKKTNTNYSQEKHRCEYLHSKLAHIKRLIAEYDQRQLQAWP; this is encoded by the exons CACATCTCCATCCCCCAGCCTGACTGCCCCACGGAGCCGCGGACGTTCTCCTTCTACCTCTCCAACATCGGCCGTGACAGCCCCCAGGGCAGCTTTGACTGCATCCAGCAGTACGTCTCCAG CCATGGGGATGTCCACCTGGACTGCCTGGGCAGCATCCAGGACAAAATCACAGTGTGTGCCACCGACGACTCCTACCAGAAAGCGcggcagagcctggcacaggctGAGGAGGAGACGCGGAGTCGAGGCGCCATCGTCATCAAGCCCGGAGGCCGTTACCTGG GCAAAAAGGTTCAGTTTCGGAAACCGGCCCCGGGGGCAGTGGATGCTGTGCCCTGCCGGAAGCGGGCGACCCCCATCAACCTGGCAAGCGCCATCAAGAAAACCAGCGCTGGCAGCGTTAGCGGGGTGTCTCAGCGGCCTTTCCGTGACCGGGTGCTGCACCTCCTGGCGCTGAGGCCCTACCGGAAGGCCGagctgctgctgaggctgcagAAGGACGGCCTGGCCCAGGCGGACAAGGACGCGCTGGACGGCCTCCTCCAGCAG GTAGCCAACGTGAATGCCAAGGATGGCACGTGCACGCTGAAGGACTGTGTGTACAAGGATGTGCAGAAGGACTGGCCCGGCTACTCAGAGGGGGACCAGAAGTTGCTGAAGCGGATGCTCATCCG GAAGTTGTGCCAGCCACAGAGCTCAGGCGGCCTCCCTGGGGACCTTGCGGCCAACAGTCCTGCGGGCGAGCACGGGAGCTCAGCCTCACCCCCTCAG aaACGGCCACAGCCTCCTGATTTCATCGACCCTCTGGCCAACAAGAAACCCAGGATATCGCACTTCGCCCAGAGAGGTCAGCCTGCAGTCAATGGGAAACTGAGTGTGCCCCACGGCCGTGAGGCCCTGCTTCCCACCCCGGGCCCACTGGCTGGTACAGACGCCCACCTGCCCCTGCGGCTGGAGCCACCACGGGCCCACGACCCCCTGGCCGACGTCAGCAACGACCTGGGCCACAGCGGCCGGGATTGCGAGCGTGGGGAAGTGGCCGCCCCGGCACCTACTGAGTGCCTCAGCCTGCCCCTGCTGACGGACTGTGCCCAGCCCAGCAGGCCCCACGGCGCCTCCTTGCACGGCAAGTCCAAGAAGAAATCCAAGAAGCACAAAGACAAGGAGAGGGCGGCTGAGGACAGGCACCGGCCCCGGCCGCCAGACCAGATGTCGGGCCCCCTTGGAGCCCCACCAGTCGCCCCGG GTTTAAATGGGACCTGCAGCAGCTCAAGTGTTCCCACGTCGACCTCGGAGACTCCCGACTACTTGCT AAAATACGCCACTATCTCCTCCTCGGAGCAGCGCCAGAGCTACAAAAACGACTTCAATGCTGAGTATAGCGAGTACCGAGACCTGCACGCCCGCATCGAGCAGATCACGCGGCGCTTCACGCAGCTCGATGCCCAGCTCCGGCAGCTCTCCCAGGGCTCCGAGGAGTACGAG ACTACTCGTGGGCAGATTTTACAGGAATATCGAAAAATCAAGAAG ACCAACACCAACTACAGCCAGGAGAAGCACCGCTGCGAGTACCTGCACAGCAAGCTGGCCCACATCAAGAGGCTCATCGCTGAGTACGACCAGCGGCAGCTGCAGGCCTGGCCTTAG
- the ELL gene encoding RNA polymerase II elongation factor ELL isoform X4: protein MTRGLTGLLLKDSMTDVCVDSVSLRPSIRFQGSQGHISIPQPDCPTEPRTFSFYLSNIGRDSPQGSFDCIQQYVSSHGDVHLDCLGSIQDKITVCATDDSYQKARQSLAQAEEETRSRGAIVIKPGGRYLGKKVQFRKPAPGAVDAVPCRKRATPINLASAIKKTSAGSVSGVSQRPFRDRVLHLLALRPYRKAELLLRLQKDGLAQADKDALDGLLQQVANVNAKDGTCTLKDCVYKDVQKDWPGYSEGDQKLLKRMLIRKLCQPQSSGGLPGDLAANSPAGEHGSSASPPQKRPQPPDFIDPLANKKPRISHFAQRGQPAVNGKLSVPHGREALLPTPGPLAGTDAHLPLRLEPPRAHDPLADVSNDLGHSGRDCERGEVAAPAPTECLSLPLLTDCAQPSRPHGASLHGKSKKKSKKHKDKERAAEDRHRPRPPDQMSGPLGAPPVAPGLNGTCSSSSVPTSTSETPDYLLKYATISSSEQRQSYKNDFNAEYSEYRDLHARIEQITRRFTQLDAQLRQLSQGSEEYETTRGQILQEYRKIKKPWPCGRVSARPLSYRPTPTTARRSTAASTCTASWPTSRGSSLSTTSGSCRPGLSSRPQGRRPHPASQASSPHRADRSGWWGSWG from the exons CACATCTCCATCCCCCAGCCTGACTGCCCCACGGAGCCGCGGACGTTCTCCTTCTACCTCTCCAACATCGGCCGTGACAGCCCCCAGGGCAGCTTTGACTGCATCCAGCAGTACGTCTCCAG CCATGGGGATGTCCACCTGGACTGCCTGGGCAGCATCCAGGACAAAATCACAGTGTGTGCCACCGACGACTCCTACCAGAAAGCGcggcagagcctggcacaggctGAGGAGGAGACGCGGAGTCGAGGCGCCATCGTCATCAAGCCCGGAGGCCGTTACCTGG GCAAAAAGGTTCAGTTTCGGAAACCGGCCCCGGGGGCAGTGGATGCTGTGCCCTGCCGGAAGCGGGCGACCCCCATCAACCTGGCAAGCGCCATCAAGAAAACCAGCGCTGGCAGCGTTAGCGGGGTGTCTCAGCGGCCTTTCCGTGACCGGGTGCTGCACCTCCTGGCGCTGAGGCCCTACCGGAAGGCCGagctgctgctgaggctgcagAAGGACGGCCTGGCCCAGGCGGACAAGGACGCGCTGGACGGCCTCCTCCAGCAG GTAGCCAACGTGAATGCCAAGGATGGCACGTGCACGCTGAAGGACTGTGTGTACAAGGATGTGCAGAAGGACTGGCCCGGCTACTCAGAGGGGGACCAGAAGTTGCTGAAGCGGATGCTCATCCG GAAGTTGTGCCAGCCACAGAGCTCAGGCGGCCTCCCTGGGGACCTTGCGGCCAACAGTCCTGCGGGCGAGCACGGGAGCTCAGCCTCACCCCCTCAG aaACGGCCACAGCCTCCTGATTTCATCGACCCTCTGGCCAACAAGAAACCCAGGATATCGCACTTCGCCCAGAGAGGTCAGCCTGCAGTCAATGGGAAACTGAGTGTGCCCCACGGCCGTGAGGCCCTGCTTCCCACCCCGGGCCCACTGGCTGGTACAGACGCCCACCTGCCCCTGCGGCTGGAGCCACCACGGGCCCACGACCCCCTGGCCGACGTCAGCAACGACCTGGGCCACAGCGGCCGGGATTGCGAGCGTGGGGAAGTGGCCGCCCCGGCACCTACTGAGTGCCTCAGCCTGCCCCTGCTGACGGACTGTGCCCAGCCCAGCAGGCCCCACGGCGCCTCCTTGCACGGCAAGTCCAAGAAGAAATCCAAGAAGCACAAAGACAAGGAGAGGGCGGCTGAGGACAGGCACCGGCCCCGGCCGCCAGACCAGATGTCGGGCCCCCTTGGAGCCCCACCAGTCGCCCCGG GTTTAAATGGGACCTGCAGCAGCTCAAGTGTTCCCACGTCGACCTCGGAGACTCCCGACTACTTGCT AAAATACGCCACTATCTCCTCCTCGGAGCAGCGCCAGAGCTACAAAAACGACTTCAATGCTGAGTATAGCGAGTACCGAGACCTGCACGCCCGCATCGAGCAGATCACGCGGCGCTTCACGCAGCTCGATGCCCAGCTCCGGCAGCTCTCCCAGGGCTCCGAGGAGTACGAG ACTACTCGTGGGCAGATTTTACAGGAATATCGAAAAATCAAGAAG CCTTGGCCGTGTGGGCGAGTGTCAGCCCGGCCGCTCTCTTACAGACCAACACCAACTACAGCCAGGAGAAGCACCGCTGCGAGTACCTGCACAGCAAGCTGGCCCACATCAAGAGGCTCATCGCTGAGTACGACCAGCGGCAGCTGCAGGCCTGGCCTTAGCTCAAGGCCACAGGGCAGGAGGCCCCACCCAGCCAGCCAGGCCAGCTCACCTCACCGGGCTGACCGTTCTGGATGGTGGgggagctgggggtga
- the ELL gene encoding RNA polymerase II elongation factor ELL isoform X1 — protein sequence MAALKEARSYGLSCGRVSDGSKVSVFHVKLTDSALRAFESYRASQDSVSLRPSIRFQGSQGHISIPQPDCPTEPRTFSFYLSNIGRDSPQGSFDCIQQYVSSHGDVHLDCLGSIQDKITVCATDDSYQKARQSLAQAEEETRSRGAIVIKPGGRYLGKKVQFRKPAPGAVDAVPCRKRATPINLASAIKKTSAGSVSGVSQRPFRDRVLHLLALRPYRKAELLLRLQKDGLAQADKDALDGLLQQVANVNAKDGTCTLKDCVYKDVQKDWPGYSEGDQKLLKRMLIRKLCQPQSSGGLPGDLAANSPAGEHGSSASPPQKRPQPPDFIDPLANKKPRISHFAQRGQPAVNGKLSVPHGREALLPTPGPLAGTDAHLPLRLEPPRAHDPLADVSNDLGHSGRDCERGEVAAPAPTECLSLPLLTDCAQPSRPHGASLHGKSKKKSKKHKDKERAAEDRHRPRPPDQMSGPLGAPPVAPGLNGTCSSSSVPTSTSETPDYLLKYATISSSEQRQSYKNDFNAEYSEYRDLHARIEQITRRFTQLDAQLRQLSQGSEEYETTRGQILQEYRKIKKPWPCGRVSARPLSYRPTPTTARRSTAASTCTASWPTSRGSSLSTTSGSCRPGLSSRPQGRRPHPASQASSPHRADRSGWWGSWG from the exons CACATCTCCATCCCCCAGCCTGACTGCCCCACGGAGCCGCGGACGTTCTCCTTCTACCTCTCCAACATCGGCCGTGACAGCCCCCAGGGCAGCTTTGACTGCATCCAGCAGTACGTCTCCAG CCATGGGGATGTCCACCTGGACTGCCTGGGCAGCATCCAGGACAAAATCACAGTGTGTGCCACCGACGACTCCTACCAGAAAGCGcggcagagcctggcacaggctGAGGAGGAGACGCGGAGTCGAGGCGCCATCGTCATCAAGCCCGGAGGCCGTTACCTGG GCAAAAAGGTTCAGTTTCGGAAACCGGCCCCGGGGGCAGTGGATGCTGTGCCCTGCCGGAAGCGGGCGACCCCCATCAACCTGGCAAGCGCCATCAAGAAAACCAGCGCTGGCAGCGTTAGCGGGGTGTCTCAGCGGCCTTTCCGTGACCGGGTGCTGCACCTCCTGGCGCTGAGGCCCTACCGGAAGGCCGagctgctgctgaggctgcagAAGGACGGCCTGGCCCAGGCGGACAAGGACGCGCTGGACGGCCTCCTCCAGCAG GTAGCCAACGTGAATGCCAAGGATGGCACGTGCACGCTGAAGGACTGTGTGTACAAGGATGTGCAGAAGGACTGGCCCGGCTACTCAGAGGGGGACCAGAAGTTGCTGAAGCGGATGCTCATCCG GAAGTTGTGCCAGCCACAGAGCTCAGGCGGCCTCCCTGGGGACCTTGCGGCCAACAGTCCTGCGGGCGAGCACGGGAGCTCAGCCTCACCCCCTCAG aaACGGCCACAGCCTCCTGATTTCATCGACCCTCTGGCCAACAAGAAACCCAGGATATCGCACTTCGCCCAGAGAGGTCAGCCTGCAGTCAATGGGAAACTGAGTGTGCCCCACGGCCGTGAGGCCCTGCTTCCCACCCCGGGCCCACTGGCTGGTACAGACGCCCACCTGCCCCTGCGGCTGGAGCCACCACGGGCCCACGACCCCCTGGCCGACGTCAGCAACGACCTGGGCCACAGCGGCCGGGATTGCGAGCGTGGGGAAGTGGCCGCCCCGGCACCTACTGAGTGCCTCAGCCTGCCCCTGCTGACGGACTGTGCCCAGCCCAGCAGGCCCCACGGCGCCTCCTTGCACGGCAAGTCCAAGAAGAAATCCAAGAAGCACAAAGACAAGGAGAGGGCGGCTGAGGACAGGCACCGGCCCCGGCCGCCAGACCAGATGTCGGGCCCCCTTGGAGCCCCACCAGTCGCCCCGG GTTTAAATGGGACCTGCAGCAGCTCAAGTGTTCCCACGTCGACCTCGGAGACTCCCGACTACTTGCT AAAATACGCCACTATCTCCTCCTCGGAGCAGCGCCAGAGCTACAAAAACGACTTCAATGCTGAGTATAGCGAGTACCGAGACCTGCACGCCCGCATCGAGCAGATCACGCGGCGCTTCACGCAGCTCGATGCCCAGCTCCGGCAGCTCTCCCAGGGCTCCGAGGAGTACGAG ACTACTCGTGGGCAGATTTTACAGGAATATCGAAAAATCAAGAAG CCTTGGCCGTGTGGGCGAGTGTCAGCCCGGCCGCTCTCTTACAGACCAACACCAACTACAGCCAGGAGAAGCACCGCTGCGAGTACCTGCACAGCAAGCTGGCCCACATCAAGAGGCTCATCGCTGAGTACGACCAGCGGCAGCTGCAGGCCTGGCCTTAGCTCAAGGCCACAGGGCAGGAGGCCCCACCCAGCCAGCCAGGCCAGCTCACCTCACCGGGCTGACCGTTCTGGATGGTGGgggagctgggggtga
- the ISYNA1 gene encoding inositol-3-phosphate synthase 1 isoform X1, whose translation MEAASEFVVESPDVVYSPEAIEAQYEYRTTCVSREGGVLKVHPTSTRFTFRTARQVPRLGVMLVGWGGNNGSTLTAAVLANRLRLSWPTRTGRKEANYYGSLTQAGTVSLGLDAEGQEVFVPFSSLLPMVAPDDIVFDGWDISSLNLAEAMRRAQVLDWGLQEQLWPHMEALRPRPSVYIPEFIAANQSARADNVIPGTRAQQLEQIRRDIRDFRSSAGLDKVIVLWTANTERFCEVVPGLNDTAENLLRTIQLGLEVSPSTLFAVASILEGCAFLNGSPQNTLVPGALELAWQRRVFVGGDDFKSGQTKVKSVLVDFLIGSGLKTMSIVSYNHLGNNDGQNLSAPPQFRSKEVSKSSVVDDMVHSNPVLYSPGEEPDHCVVIKYVPYVGDSKRALDEYTSELMLGGTNTLVLHNTCEDSLLAAPIMLDLALLTELCQRVSFCTDIDPEPQSFHPVLSLLGFLFKAPLAPPGSPVVNALFRQRSCIENILRCAPTLGIPTYGPDIHWRGCAQSLGTAGQSWDLAPLSRDHLSGPAWGSRRRTTCFWSTRWSALASSKLGMWPPPAPCLARKDQRQLPPMAVLVTPMGTHRLRHPRCPPPKAMAIQLPCSSCPHCSSAGDPSRLPSDRQ comes from the exons ATGGAGGCCGCAAGTGAGTTCGTGGTCGAGAGCCCCGACGTGGTCTACAGCCCCGAGGCCATCGAGGCGCAGTATGAGTACCGGACGACGTGCGTCAGCCGCGAGGGCGGCGTCCTCAAG GTGCACCCCACGTCCACGCGCTTCACCTTCCGGACCGCCCGGCAGGTGCCCCGGCTCGGGGTCATGCTCGTCGGCTGGGGCGGGAACAACGGCTCCACGCTGACCGCTGCCGTGCTGGCCAACCGACTGCGCCTGTCCTGGCCCACGCGCACCGGCCGCAAG GAGGCCAACTACTACGGCTCGCTGACGCAGGCGGGCACTGTTAGCCTGGGTCTGGACGCCGAGGGCCAGGAGGTGTTCGTGCCCTTCAGCTCGCTGCTGCCCATGGTGGCACCCGACGACATCGTGTTCGACG GCTGGGACATATCGTCGCTGAACCTGGCGGAGGCGATGCGGCGCGCGCAGGTACTGGATTGGGGGCTGCAGGAGCAACTGTGGCCGCACATGGAGGCCCTGCGCCCGCGGCCCTCCGTCTACATCCCCGAGTTCATCGCAGCTAACCAGAGCGCGCGCGCCGACAACGTAATCCCGGGCACGCGCGCGCAGCAG ctggagCAGATCCGTAGGGACATCCGCGACTTCCGGTCCAGCGCCGGACTGGACAAAGTCATCGTGCTGTGGACAGCGAACACGGAGCGCTTCTGCGAAGTGGTCCCGGGCCTCAATGACACCGCTGAGAACCTGCTGCGCACCATCCAG CTGGGCCTGGAAGTATCGCCCTCCACCCTCTTTGCCGTGGCCAGCATCTTGGAGGGCTGCGCCTTCCTCAATGGGTCCCCACAGAACACACTGGTGCCTGGTGCCCTCGAGCTTGCATGGCAGCGCCGTGTCTTTGTGGGTGGAGACGACTTCAAGTCGGGGCAGACCAAGGTCAAGTCTGTGCTCGTGGACTTCCTTATTGGCTCTGGCCTCAAG ACCATGTCCATCGTGAGCTACAACCACCTGGGCAACAACGACGGGCAGAACCTGTCGGCGCCGCCACAGTTCCGCTCCAAGGAGGTGTCGAAGAGCAGCGTGGTAGACGACATGGTGCACAGCAACCCAGTGCTCTACTCGCCGGGCGAAGAGCCCGACCACTGC GTGGTCATCAAGTACGTGCCATACGTGGGTGACAGCAAGCGTGCCCTGGATGAGTACACATCGGAGCTGATGCTGGGCGGTACCAACACGCTGGTGCTGCACAACACGTGCGAG GACTCACTCCTGGCCGCGCCCATCATGCTGGACCTGGCCCTGCTGACTGAACTGTGCCAGCGTGTGAGCTTCTGCACCGACATCGACCCGGAGCCGCAGAGCTTCCACCCGGTGCTGTCGCTGCTTGGTTTCCTGTTCAAGGCACCGCTTGCACCACCGGGCAGCCCAGTGGTCAACGCGCTCTTCCGCCAGCGCAGCTGCATCGAGAATATCCTCAGGTGTGCCCCGACCTTGGGGATCCCCACCTATGGCCCAGATATCCACTGGCGGGGCTGTGCACAGAGCCTAGGGACTGCAGGGCAGTCTTGGGATCTGGCCCCGCTGAGCCGTGACCATCTCTCAGGGCCTGCGTGGGGCTCCCGCCGCAGAACCACATGCTTCTGGAGCACAAGATGGAGCGCCCTGGCCTCAAGCAAGTTGGGCATGTGGCCACCGCCTGCCCCGTGCCTTGCAAGAAAGGATCAGCGCCAACTGCCCCCAATGGCTGTACTGGTGACGCCTATGGGCACTCACAGGCTGAGGCACCCCAGATGCCCACCACCTAAGGCCATGGCCATACAGCTCCCCTGTAGCTCCTGCCCCCATTGCTCCTCAGCAGGCGACCCTTCCAGGCTCCCTTCAGACAGACAATAA
- the ISYNA1 gene encoding inositol-3-phosphate synthase 1 isoform X2, producing MEAASEFVVESPDVVYSPEAIEAQYEYRTTCVSREGGVLKVHPTSTRFTFRTARQVPRLGVMLVGWGGNNGSTLTAAVLANRLRLSWPTRTGRKEANYYGSLTQAGTVSLGLDAEGQEVFVPFSSLLPMVAPDDIVFDGWDISSLNLAEAMRRAQVLDWGLQEQLWPHMEALRPRPSVYIPEFIAANQSARADNVIPGTRAQQLEQIRRDIRDFRSSAGLDKVIVLWTANTERFCEVVPGLNDTAENLLRTIQLGLEVSPSTLFAVASILEGCAFLNGSPQNTLVPGALELAWQRRVFVGGDDFKSGQTKVKSVLVDFLIGSGLKTMSIVSYNHLGNNDGQNLSAPPQFRSKEVSKSSVVDDMVHSNPVLYSPGEEPDHCVVIKYVPYVGDSKRALDEYTSELMLGGTNTLVLHNTCEDSLLAAPIMLDLALLTELCQRVSFCTDIDPEPQSFHPVLSLLGFLFKAPLAPPGSPVVNALFRQRSCIENILRACVGLPPQNHMLLEHKMERPGLKQVGHVATACPVPCKKGSAPTAPNGCTGDAYGHSQAEAPQMPTT from the exons ATGGAGGCCGCAAGTGAGTTCGTGGTCGAGAGCCCCGACGTGGTCTACAGCCCCGAGGCCATCGAGGCGCAGTATGAGTACCGGACGACGTGCGTCAGCCGCGAGGGCGGCGTCCTCAAG GTGCACCCCACGTCCACGCGCTTCACCTTCCGGACCGCCCGGCAGGTGCCCCGGCTCGGGGTCATGCTCGTCGGCTGGGGCGGGAACAACGGCTCCACGCTGACCGCTGCCGTGCTGGCCAACCGACTGCGCCTGTCCTGGCCCACGCGCACCGGCCGCAAG GAGGCCAACTACTACGGCTCGCTGACGCAGGCGGGCACTGTTAGCCTGGGTCTGGACGCCGAGGGCCAGGAGGTGTTCGTGCCCTTCAGCTCGCTGCTGCCCATGGTGGCACCCGACGACATCGTGTTCGACG GCTGGGACATATCGTCGCTGAACCTGGCGGAGGCGATGCGGCGCGCGCAGGTACTGGATTGGGGGCTGCAGGAGCAACTGTGGCCGCACATGGAGGCCCTGCGCCCGCGGCCCTCCGTCTACATCCCCGAGTTCATCGCAGCTAACCAGAGCGCGCGCGCCGACAACGTAATCCCGGGCACGCGCGCGCAGCAG ctggagCAGATCCGTAGGGACATCCGCGACTTCCGGTCCAGCGCCGGACTGGACAAAGTCATCGTGCTGTGGACAGCGAACACGGAGCGCTTCTGCGAAGTGGTCCCGGGCCTCAATGACACCGCTGAGAACCTGCTGCGCACCATCCAG CTGGGCCTGGAAGTATCGCCCTCCACCCTCTTTGCCGTGGCCAGCATCTTGGAGGGCTGCGCCTTCCTCAATGGGTCCCCACAGAACACACTGGTGCCTGGTGCCCTCGAGCTTGCATGGCAGCGCCGTGTCTTTGTGGGTGGAGACGACTTCAAGTCGGGGCAGACCAAGGTCAAGTCTGTGCTCGTGGACTTCCTTATTGGCTCTGGCCTCAAG ACCATGTCCATCGTGAGCTACAACCACCTGGGCAACAACGACGGGCAGAACCTGTCGGCGCCGCCACAGTTCCGCTCCAAGGAGGTGTCGAAGAGCAGCGTGGTAGACGACATGGTGCACAGCAACCCAGTGCTCTACTCGCCGGGCGAAGAGCCCGACCACTGC GTGGTCATCAAGTACGTGCCATACGTGGGTGACAGCAAGCGTGCCCTGGATGAGTACACATCGGAGCTGATGCTGGGCGGTACCAACACGCTGGTGCTGCACAACACGTGCGAG GACTCACTCCTGGCCGCGCCCATCATGCTGGACCTGGCCCTGCTGACTGAACTGTGCCAGCGTGTGAGCTTCTGCACCGACATCGACCCGGAGCCGCAGAGCTTCCACCCGGTGCTGTCGCTGCTTGGTTTCCTGTTCAAGGCACCGCTTGCACCACCGGGCAGCCCAGTGGTCAACGCGCTCTTCCGCCAGCGCAGCTGCATCGAGAATATCCTCAG GGCCTGCGTGGGGCTCCCGCCGCAGAACCACATGCTTCTGGAGCACAAGATGGAGCGCCCTGGCCTCAAGCAAGTTGGGCATGTGGCCACCGCCTGCCCCGTGCCTTGCAAGAAAGGATCAGCGCCAACTGCCCCCAATGGCTGTACTGGTGACGCCTATGGGCACTCACAGGCTGAGGCACCCCAGATGCCCACCACCTAA
- the ELL gene encoding RNA polymerase II elongation factor ELL isoform X2: MAALKEARSYGLSCGRVSDGSKVSVFHVKLTDSALRAFESYRASQDSVSLRPSIRFQGSQGHISIPQPDCPTEPRTFSFYLSNIGRDSPQGSFDCIQQYVSSHGDVHLDCLGSIQDKITVCATDDSYQKARQSLAQAEEETRSRGAIVIKPGGRYLGKKVQFRKPAPGAVDAVPCRKRATPINLASAIKKTSAGSVSGVSQRPFRDRVLHLLALRPYRKAELLLRLQKDGLAQADKDALDGLLQQVANVNAKDGTCTLKDCVYKDVQKDWPGYSEGDQKLLKRMLIRKLCQPQSSGGLPGDLAANSPAGEHGSSASPPQKRPQPPDFIDPLANKKPRISHFAQRGQPAVNGKLSVPHGREALLPTPGPLAGTDAHLPLRLEPPRAHDPLADVSNDLGHSGRDCERGEVAAPAPTECLSLPLLTDCAQPSRPHGASLHGKSKKKSKKHKDKERAAEDRHRPRPPDQMSGPLGAPPVAPGLNGTCSSSSVPTSTSETPDYLLKYATISSSEQRQSYKNDFNAEYSEYRDLHARIEQITRRFTQLDAQLRQLSQGSEEYEAPQEHSPGGQGASALGLERCTGQLGAREGGRPICSLPPPEALTSPPLLPRGLMLVPEAGCLPLAPLAQLPPPPPALLIPQPAPCPSSVLPHAITPC; this comes from the exons CACATCTCCATCCCCCAGCCTGACTGCCCCACGGAGCCGCGGACGTTCTCCTTCTACCTCTCCAACATCGGCCGTGACAGCCCCCAGGGCAGCTTTGACTGCATCCAGCAGTACGTCTCCAG CCATGGGGATGTCCACCTGGACTGCCTGGGCAGCATCCAGGACAAAATCACAGTGTGTGCCACCGACGACTCCTACCAGAAAGCGcggcagagcctggcacaggctGAGGAGGAGACGCGGAGTCGAGGCGCCATCGTCATCAAGCCCGGAGGCCGTTACCTGG GCAAAAAGGTTCAGTTTCGGAAACCGGCCCCGGGGGCAGTGGATGCTGTGCCCTGCCGGAAGCGGGCGACCCCCATCAACCTGGCAAGCGCCATCAAGAAAACCAGCGCTGGCAGCGTTAGCGGGGTGTCTCAGCGGCCTTTCCGTGACCGGGTGCTGCACCTCCTGGCGCTGAGGCCCTACCGGAAGGCCGagctgctgctgaggctgcagAAGGACGGCCTGGCCCAGGCGGACAAGGACGCGCTGGACGGCCTCCTCCAGCAG GTAGCCAACGTGAATGCCAAGGATGGCACGTGCACGCTGAAGGACTGTGTGTACAAGGATGTGCAGAAGGACTGGCCCGGCTACTCAGAGGGGGACCAGAAGTTGCTGAAGCGGATGCTCATCCG GAAGTTGTGCCAGCCACAGAGCTCAGGCGGCCTCCCTGGGGACCTTGCGGCCAACAGTCCTGCGGGCGAGCACGGGAGCTCAGCCTCACCCCCTCAG aaACGGCCACAGCCTCCTGATTTCATCGACCCTCTGGCCAACAAGAAACCCAGGATATCGCACTTCGCCCAGAGAGGTCAGCCTGCAGTCAATGGGAAACTGAGTGTGCCCCACGGCCGTGAGGCCCTGCTTCCCACCCCGGGCCCACTGGCTGGTACAGACGCCCACCTGCCCCTGCGGCTGGAGCCACCACGGGCCCACGACCCCCTGGCCGACGTCAGCAACGACCTGGGCCACAGCGGCCGGGATTGCGAGCGTGGGGAAGTGGCCGCCCCGGCACCTACTGAGTGCCTCAGCCTGCCCCTGCTGACGGACTGTGCCCAGCCCAGCAGGCCCCACGGCGCCTCCTTGCACGGCAAGTCCAAGAAGAAATCCAAGAAGCACAAAGACAAGGAGAGGGCGGCTGAGGACAGGCACCGGCCCCGGCCGCCAGACCAGATGTCGGGCCCCCTTGGAGCCCCACCAGTCGCCCCGG GTTTAAATGGGACCTGCAGCAGCTCAAGTGTTCCCACGTCGACCTCGGAGACTCCCGACTACTTGCT AAAATACGCCACTATCTCCTCCTCGGAGCAGCGCCAGAGCTACAAAAACGACTTCAATGCTGAGTATAGCGAGTACCGAGACCTGCACGCCCGCATCGAGCAGATCACGCGGCGCTTCACGCAGCTCGATGCCCAGCTCCGGCAGCTCTCCCAGGGCTCCGAGGAGTACGAG gCCCCACAGGAACACTCCCCAGGTGGTCAGGGGGCCTCTGCGCTTGGCCTTGAACGGTGCACAGGCCAGCTGGGTGCGAGGGAAGGGGGCCGTCCCATCTGCTCTTTGCCTCCTCCAGAGGCTCTGACCAGCCCGCCCCTCCTACCGCGTGGCCTCATGCTTGTCCCTGAGGCTGGGTGCCTGCCCCTCGCTCCCCTGGCCCagcttcctcccccacctcctgccctgctcatcccccagcctgccccctgcccctcctctgtgcttcctcaCGCCATCACGCCATGCTGA